Genomic DNA from Peribacillus simplex NBRC 15720 = DSM 1321:
GAACGAAACCAAGGAGATATAAATTCCTGAAAGAAAAACGGTAATAAATAAAGAAAAGTAACGAAGGACACGTAGAAAAGAACCCGCGACCCACCTTTCATAATAATCATCAGGTGACTGCAGCAGCATCGTGATCGTCGTAGGTGCCATCAACGCAAATGGAGAGCCGTCAACCATGATGACCACCCTTCCCTCCTGCAGTGCCGCCAATACTTTATCCGGACGCTCGGTATTCTGGATCTGTGGGAAAGGGCTAAACGAAGTATCTTCAATTAATTCTTCAAGCATCCCCGAGTCTTGGAGATCGGTAGCTTTTACTCCATTTATCCGATTATTCACTTCTTTTAACAAAGAATCGCTTGCTTTTCCTTCATAATAGATTAATGCAACTTCCCGTTTTTCAAGCGTCCCTAACTTCTGTTGTTTGACGATTAGGTTGGGATGGTTTGAATATTGTCTAATTAATCCGATATTTTCCTGGAGACTTTCGATAAACCCAAGCTTCGGTCCACGGACAACCCTCTCTGTCGAAGGTTCACTCAGTGTACGAATTTTCTCCTTTTCCAGATTCAAAACATAACCATTTGCCATTCCATCTATAAATAAAAGTGTTTTTCCGTCAAAAATATGCTCTATGACTTTTTCATATGTTTCAACATCTTGTTCCCTGACTGCACAGATTTTGGAAATGACCAGCTTCTCGATGGAAACCGGGTGCCTTGATTCGACCTGCGTAGCGGATAAATCTAGGACTATATCATTGAATGCTGGATAATTCATTGTTCCATTGACAAATACAAATAACCCTGAAACTTCATAACCGGGAATGAATATCTTTTTAAAAACTACATCATCCTGCATATCCAATTCAGATTTCAATTTTTCCTGCTTTTGATCCAATCTTATATGCAAGGGTTTACTTTCCATGGTGAACTCCTTTGGTTAAATGCGTTTTATTGTATCAGTTTCCTCTATTTTCAATTTTTTTATTCGAACAGGAAATGGTGACAGCTTTTAGACCAAGAATCCTTATAATGAATCCCCCTTTCCGAAACGAGCATCCTAAACAATCCAAAATGGTTAATATGTAATTAAATTGCAAATGCTAGGATAACAAGCTTTAGTTTAGAGGTGACAGCATTGTTTAACCGCGGAAAGTTCAAAAAAAAACCCAATCAACCAAACGATAAAAATGATGAATTAAATAAAGTTTCGGATGTAAGGGATCTATTCAATACCCTTTCTTCATCCAATGATTTCATAAATCATCAAGGAACGTATAATGGTGTAGGCTATTGGGTATCTTTTTATCGCTCTTTAATTGATGCACAGGAACTTCATAATAGTGTTCTTTCTGTCATACCAACTCTGGAAGCGATAAATTTGGAGCAAATTAAAGAAAACGTTCCAATAGCAAATACAATTATCACCAATACCAAGGTTGTAATCGAAGAAAGGATCATGAGAGGCGAAATTGCCATTCGTTTAGATGCGAATCTTGATGAATGCCTATTAATCAATGTTGCGGCACAACAAGGAAGGCAAGTTGATAAACCTGAACTTGAATTTGGAATCATAAGTGCTCAAGAAGCTTTTGTTGAGGATATTGATATCAACCTGAATCTAGTCAGAAAAAGGCTGCCTATCCCTGGATTGCAAGTAAGTGAACTGACTGTGGGGTCCTTGTCTAAAACCAAAGTGGCGGTTATATCTATAAAAGGAATCGTTGATCAGGAAAATG
This window encodes:
- a CDS encoding spore germination protein, producing the protein MESKPLHIRLDQKQEKLKSELDMQDDVVFKKIFIPGYEVSGLFVFVNGTMNYPAFNDIVLDLSATQVESRHPVSIEKLVISKICAVREQDVETYEKVIEHIFDGKTLLFIDGMANGYVLNLEKEKIRTLSEPSTERVVRGPKLGFIESLQENIGLIRQYSNHPNLIVKQQKLGTLEKREVALIYYEGKASDSLLKEVNNRINGVKATDLQDSGMLEELIEDTSFSPFPQIQNTERPDKVLAALQEGRVVIMVDGSPFALMAPTTITMLLQSPDDYYERWVAGSFLRVLRYFSLFITVFLSGIYISLVSFNPGLLPTELAMTIAGTRENVPFPPFVEAIIMELTIELLREAGIRLPAPIGQTVGLVGGVIIGQAAVQANIVSSLMVIIVAITTITSFTVPQYSFGLAFRALRFGAMIFSAVLGLYGTTLFFIIVISHLSKLTSFQEPYFQPTDFIGKKTWKDAFLRLPKRKKGGELS